From one Lysinibacillus sp. G4S2 genomic stretch:
- the coxB gene encoding cytochrome c oxidase subunit II has translation MMKGLKKWRLFSLLAVMMVFLSGCGEEYISALKPSGQVGKEQFNLLLLATGIMTLVVVVVSVIYLLAFVKFRRSKVGEDVIPKQVEGSHTLEVIWTVIPIILLLILAVPVVTATYKFADVAAMDEVDENGDKTALTVNVTAKLYWWEFEYPNQGIVTAQELVVPTGQKVYFNLKAADVKHSFWIPAIGGKMDTNVDNLNKFYLVFDKESKDLKDGVFYGKCAELCGPSHALMDFKVKALSPEAFDAWVASMKATEGKVADKASTDLGEATFAKSCLGCHAVSGSGAGGTPGPNLTTFGDRNRVAGFLEHNEENLKAWIKNPGEFKPGNLMMNAEGTAPVYGDLSDEEIQALATYIMSLSVEK, from the coding sequence TTCTAGCAGTGATGATGGTTTTCCTTTCTGGTTGTGGTGAAGAATATATTTCTGCACTGAAACCATCTGGTCAAGTAGGTAAAGAACAATTCAATCTATTACTGTTAGCTACGGGAATTATGACGTTAGTTGTAGTAGTAGTATCCGTTATCTATTTACTTGCATTCGTAAAATTCCGCCGTTCAAAAGTTGGCGAAGACGTTATACCTAAGCAAGTAGAAGGAAGTCACACTCTTGAAGTAATTTGGACAGTAATTCCAATTATTTTATTATTAATCTTAGCTGTACCAGTTGTTACCGCTACTTATAAATTTGCAGATGTTGCTGCAATGGACGAAGTAGATGAAAATGGTGACAAAACAGCTCTTACAGTAAATGTAACTGCAAAATTATACTGGTGGGAGTTCGAATACCCTAACCAAGGTATTGTAACTGCTCAAGAATTAGTTGTACCAACAGGTCAAAAAGTTTACTTTAACTTAAAAGCTGCAGATGTTAAGCACTCATTCTGGATTCCTGCTATAGGCGGTAAAATGGATACGAACGTAGATAACTTAAATAAATTCTATCTAGTATTCGATAAAGAATCTAAAGACCTTAAAGACGGCGTATTCTATGGTAAATGTGCTGAGTTGTGTGGTCCTTCACACGCATTAATGGACTTCAAAGTTAAAGCATTAAGCCCTGAAGCATTCGATGCATGGGTAGCTTCAATGAAAGCAACAGAAGGAAAAGTGGCTGACAAAGCTTCAACAGATCTTGGTGAAGCAACATTTGCTAAAAGTTGTTTAGGTTGTCATGCTGTTTCTGGATCAGGAGCAGGAGGTACACCAGGTCCTAACTTAACTACATTTGGTGACCGTAACCGTGTTGCTGGTTTCTTAGAACATAATGAAGAAAACTTAAAAGCTTGGATTAAGAACCCTGGGGAATTCAAACCAGGTAACTTAATGATGAATGCAGAGGGCACTGCGCCTGTTTATGGCGACTTATCCGACGAAGAAATTCAAGCTCTAGCAACTTATATCATGAGCTTATCTGTTGAGAAATAA
- the ctaD gene encoding cytochrome c oxidase subunit I produces MSSYTQKKGFGATVWDYITTVDHKKLAVMYLLAGTLFFAIAGFEALLMRIQLMKPNNDFISAGFFNELLTMHGTTMLFLAATPLLFAFMNMLVPLQIGARDVAFPFLNSLGFWLFFLGAVFLHLSFFMGGAPDAGWTSYASLSLYSPGHGIDFYVLGLQISGAGTLISGLNFIVTIITMRAPGMTFMRMPLFTWTALVSSALILFAFPPLTIGLLMMLFDRMFGGNFFDHLMGGNTIIWEHLFWIFGHPEVYILILPAFGLFSEIIPAFSRKRLFGYSSMVFATILIGFLGFMVWAHHMFTVGLGPTANAIFAVATMAIAVPTGMKVFNWILTLWGGSIKVTTPMLYALGFIPSFVAGGVTGVMQASAPLDYQLHDSYFIVAHFHYVIVGGIVTAIFGSAHFYWPIFFNRMLNETLGKITFWIFFIGFHLTFFVQHFLGLMGMPRRVFTYMEGQGWDQFNFISTIGAFMMGVGVIIMVINCLLSFKGKPAGRDPWGDGRTLEWSIPQPIPFYNFRQTPLVRGLDPWWIEKQEGNKEVTFAEPVGDIHMPNNSAIPFVISLGLFIAAFGALYHPDADKPWSIYILIGGLAITFGAMIFRSVKDDHGFHLHKEEILEIEEQLYGKGGNK; encoded by the coding sequence GTGAGCTCATACACACAGAAAAAGGGCTTTGGAGCAACTGTCTGGGATTACATTACCACTGTCGACCATAAAAAGTTAGCAGTAATGTATTTATTAGCCGGTACATTGTTCTTTGCTATCGCTGGTTTTGAAGCGTTATTAATGCGTATTCAGTTAATGAAACCAAATAACGATTTCATATCAGCTGGTTTTTTCAATGAATTATTAACAATGCACGGAACGACAATGTTATTCCTAGCTGCGACTCCATTACTATTCGCATTTATGAACATGCTTGTACCATTACAAATTGGTGCGCGTGACGTTGCATTCCCATTCCTTAACTCATTAGGGTTCTGGTTATTCTTCCTAGGTGCAGTATTCCTTCACCTGTCATTCTTTATGGGTGGCGCACCTGATGCGGGCTGGACGTCTTATGCATCCTTATCTTTATATTCTCCAGGACATGGTATTGACTTCTATGTTCTTGGTTTACAAATATCAGGGGCGGGTACATTAATATCAGGTCTTAACTTTATCGTTACGATTATTACAATGCGTGCTCCAGGTATGACATTTATGCGTATGCCATTATTCACTTGGACTGCTCTAGTATCAAGTGCATTAATTCTATTCGCATTCCCTCCATTAACTATTGGTTTATTAATGATGTTATTTGACCGTATGTTCGGTGGTAACTTCTTCGACCATTTAATGGGTGGTAACACAATTATTTGGGAACACTTATTCTGGATCTTCGGACACCCAGAGGTTTATATCTTAATATTACCAGCGTTTGGTTTATTCTCTGAGATTATTCCAGCGTTCTCTCGTAAACGTTTATTTGGATACTCTTCAATGGTATTCGCAACAATTTTAATCGGTTTCTTAGGGTTCATGGTTTGGGCTCACCACATGTTTACAGTTGGTCTTGGGCCAACAGCCAACGCAATCTTTGCTGTTGCAACAATGGCAATTGCCGTACCAACAGGTATGAAAGTATTCAACTGGATCTTAACTCTTTGGGGCGGTTCTATCAAAGTTACAACACCAATGCTTTATGCACTTGGTTTCATCCCGTCATTCGTTGCGGGTGGTGTTACAGGGGTAATGCAAGCATCTGCACCTCTTGACTACCAATTACACGATTCTTACTTTATCGTTGCCCACTTCCACTACGTAATCGTTGGTGGTATCGTAACAGCGATCTTTGGTTCAGCACACTTCTACTGGCCAATTTTCTTCAACCGTATGTTAAACGAAACGCTTGGTAAAATTACTTTCTGGATTTTCTTCATCGGATTCCATTTAACGTTCTTCGTTCAACACTTCTTAGGTTTAATGGGTATGCCACGTCGCGTATTCACTTACATGGAAGGTCAAGGTTGGGATCAGTTCAACTTTATCTCTACAATCGGTGCATTTATGATGGGTGTAGGGGTTATTATAATGGTAATCAACTGCTTACTGTCATTCAAAGGCAAACCAGCAGGTCGCGACCCATGGGGCGATGGACGTACATTAGAATGGTCAATTCCACAACCAATCCCATTCTATAACTTCCGTCAAACACCACTTGTTCGTGGTTTAGATCCATGGTGGATTGAAAAACAAGAAGGAAACAAAGAAGTTACATTTGCTGAGCCAGTCGGTGATATTCATATGCCAAACAACTCAGCTATCCCATTTGTTATTTCTCTAGGTCTGTTTATTGCAGCATTCGGTGCACTTTACCATCCAGATGCAGATAAACCGTGGTCAATTTATATTTTAATCGGTGGTCTTGCAATTACATTTGGTGCTATGATTTTCCGTTCTGTTAAGGATGATCACGGCTTCCATTTACACAAAGAAGAAATTCTTGAAATTGAAGAACAACTTTATGGCAAAGGGGGAAATAAATAA
- a CDS encoding cytochrome c oxidase subunit 3 — translation MDFNTKFTPHTWPDHPEQATMEGKNKVVGFWIFLACEVVLFASLFATYLALKNKGPAGMEFTTQSLFELPLAFAMTMLLLTSSLTSVYAIYHMRNFNFKAMQTWFGITLLLGFGFLCLEIYEFYHYVLKGFTFDQSAFSTAFYTLVGTHGFHVTLGLVWISTLMIRNAKRGLNLYNAPKFFVAALYWHFIDVVWVFIFTVVYLMGVIG, via the coding sequence ATGGATTTCAATACTAAATTTACTCCTCATACTTGGCCAGATCACCCTGAACAAGCTACGATGGAAGGGAAAAATAAAGTTGTTGGTTTCTGGATTTTCCTTGCCTGTGAAGTTGTACTTTTCGCAAGTTTGTTCGCTACTTACCTAGCGCTTAAGAACAAAGGGCCAGCTGGCATGGAGTTCACAACACAAAGTTTATTTGAATTGCCTTTAGCTTTCGCTATGACGATGTTACTATTAACATCTTCACTAACGTCTGTTTATGCAATTTACCATATGCGTAACTTTAACTTTAAAGCTATGCAAACTTGGTTTGGTATTACATTACTTTTAGGTTTTGGATTCTTATGTCTTGAAATCTATGAATTTTATCATTATGTACTCAAAGGTTTCACATTTGACCAATCTGCGTTCTCAACTGCGTTTTACACATTAGTTGGTACGCATGGTTTCCACGTAACTTTAGGACTTGTGTGGATTTCAACGTTAATGATTCGTAATGCTAAACGTGGTCTTAACTTATACAATGCACCTAAATTCTTCGTGGCTGCTTTATACTGGCACTTTATCGACGTAGTTTGGGTATTCATCTTTACAGTAGTATACTTGATGGGAGTGATCGGATAA
- a CDS encoding cytochrome C oxidase subunit IV family protein: protein MSSHDTPIVAKSQAQYEYDRHHNAVHMRKQVVNFAIMIFFTFIAFAVVAADFSKYLILPLVLLLAGVQVVLQLYSFMHLEDKKTHFGGVIGFFMWMGILIAFTFFLAFLTIIWW from the coding sequence ATGTCTTCACACGATACACCTATAGTTGCTAAGTCTCAGGCACAATACGAGTATGATCGTCATCATAATGCCGTTCATATGCGTAAACAAGTAGTTAACTTTGCGATTATGATTTTCTTTACGTTTATCGCATTCGCAGTAGTTGCAGCTGATTTTTCTAAATACTTAATATTACCGCTCGTTTTATTGCTTGCAGGTGTTCAAGTGGTTCTTCAACTTTACTCTTTCATGCACTTAGAAGACAAAAAAACACACTTCGGTGGTGTAATTGGCTTCTTCATGTGGATGGGTATATTAATCGCATTTACATTCTTCTTAGCATTTTTAACAATTATTTGGTGGTAA
- the ctaG gene encoding cytochrome c oxidase assembly factor CtaG, with translation MPLSIFGFQALWSPYLIGVLVFITVIYFLVTTKWRKDFKVSEPLKKGEAIYFVLAMVTIYIIKGSPIDIMAHIMFTMHMVQMAILLLLVPIFLIKGIPWWVWKVAIEAPVVRSVFKVLTLPVVAVIVFIGLFSFYHLPDVLDYIKLNETLHGTYTFVLFVSAVIMYWPLVHTVPDVPQMKPLHKIAYIIANAVLITPACGLIIFAPNAMYETYTNGEAWLKAMELCVPASTLSGLSLSGPELFTDMTPVADQQLGGVLMKILQELIFGVLIGVIFTRWYRSEQKDPDKITADALKEHQKKWESQQQH, from the coding sequence ATGCCACTTAGTATATTTGGTTTCCAAGCTTTATGGAGCCCATACTTAATAGGGGTTCTTGTTTTCATTACAGTCATCTATTTTTTAGTCACAACAAAGTGGCGCAAGGATTTTAAAGTAAGTGAGCCTTTGAAAAAGGGAGAGGCAATTTATTTTGTACTGGCAATGGTAACGATTTATATTATTAAAGGGTCTCCAATTGACATAATGGCGCACATTATGTTTACGATGCATATGGTGCAAATGGCTATACTATTGTTACTTGTACCGATTTTCTTAATTAAGGGGATTCCTTGGTGGGTATGGAAAGTTGCGATTGAAGCACCGGTTGTTAGATCTGTATTTAAAGTACTAACATTACCTGTCGTTGCGGTAATTGTATTTATTGGTCTATTTTCTTTCTATCATTTACCTGATGTATTAGATTATATTAAGTTAAATGAAACATTACATGGTACATATACTTTTGTATTATTTGTTTCTGCTGTTATAATGTATTGGCCACTAGTTCATACGGTGCCAGATGTTCCACAAATGAAGCCTTTGCATAAAATAGCCTATATTATTGCTAATGCGGTATTAATCACACCTGCATGTGGGTTAATTATTTTTGCACCAAACGCTATGTATGAAACATATACAAATGGCGAAGCGTGGCTTAAGGCAATGGAGCTTTGTGTACCAGCTTCCACATTATCTGGTTTATCCCTTTCAGGACCAGAGCTCTTTACAGATATGACACCTGTTGCGGATCAGCAACTAGGCGGAGTTCTAATGAAAATTTTACAAGAGCTTATTTTTGGTGTTTTAATTGGTGTTATCTTTACAAGATGGTATCGATCAGAACAAAAGGATCCTGATAAAATTACAGCTGACGCATTAAAAGAACATCAAAAGAAATGGGAAAGCCAACAGCAACATTAA
- a CDS encoding DUF420 domain-containing protein, with product MELQILPTISTSFIVISAVLVAIGWGLIIKGKVEAHKKVMLAAGVAALTFFIIYVSRTVFIGNTAFGGGEDLKPYYTFFLIFHITLATVGAVFGIVSIISGLKTNMKLHRRIGPITSIIWFFVAITGVLVYFLLYVLFEPGETTSAIKAILGF from the coding sequence ATGGAATTACAAATTTTGCCTACTATAAGTACATCATTCATCGTTATTAGTGCTGTACTTGTAGCTATTGGTTGGGGCTTAATTATAAAAGGAAAAGTAGAGGCACATAAAAAAGTAATGCTTGCAGCAGGAGTTGCAGCACTTACCTTCTTTATTATTTATGTTTCACGTACAGTCTTTATTGGTAACACAGCGTTTGGTGGAGGAGAAGATTTAAAACCATATTATACTTTCTTCTTAATTTTCCATATTACTCTTGCGACTGTGGGAGCTGTATTTGGTATTGTTAGTATTATTTCTGGTTTGAAAACGAATATGAAGCTTCACCGTCGTATTGGACCGATTACAAGTATTATTTGGTTCTTTGTAGCTATTACCGGAGTTTTAGTATACTTTTTACTATATGTATTATTTGAACCAGGTGAAACAACATCTGCCATTAAAGCTATCTTAGGCTTCTAA
- the ytvI gene encoding sporulation integral membrane protein YtvI: protein MLQFFKRPFFRHPIIVIAIGVAILWFISLSLPILLAYVTALLLEPVIIRISKRFRKKRKIVASIFFMFFSSMTLLLCILIIFISWKQFSTFIIHIPEYLNQLSALWIQIQSKLSNYTYHLPLDLVIQIQLMIARSLSSIEKFALSLTNVNVWSFLLTYIPSRLFDIFVYWIVLYMFLLELPTINRKILAPIPFHYQQKILFIGHRVKLALFGFMKAQFLVGICIFAIAFGTFYFLKTPFPLILSLLLVILDFVPFLDSFILLLPWAIYKAFTGDYIYAVVLVVLTIVQFLVRRMIEPRIIGNKVGLSSLTTFIAMFIGFEIFGFFGILIGPLLVVVVVSIFNQTSIKNLPPSQE from the coding sequence ATGCTACAATTTTTCAAACGTCCCTTTTTCCGCCACCCAATAATTGTTATAGCTATCGGGGTTGCAATTCTCTGGTTCATATCCCTGTCATTACCAATACTACTTGCCTACGTAACTGCATTACTATTAGAGCCTGTAATCATACGGATCAGTAAACGATTCCGAAAAAAACGCAAAATAGTCGCCTCCATTTTTTTTATGTTCTTTTCAAGTATGACATTACTATTATGTATTCTCATTATATTTATAAGTTGGAAACAATTTTCAACATTTATCATTCATATTCCAGAGTACCTCAATCAGCTATCAGCACTATGGATTCAAATACAATCCAAGCTTTCCAACTATACTTATCATTTGCCTTTAGATCTAGTTATACAAATTCAACTTATGATAGCCCGTTCTCTATCATCAATCGAAAAATTTGCACTTTCTTTAACAAATGTGAATGTTTGGTCATTTTTACTTACGTATATCCCTTCACGTTTGTTTGATATTTTTGTTTATTGGATTGTGTTATACATGTTTCTTTTAGAATTACCAACCATTAATCGTAAAATATTAGCTCCTATTCCCTTTCACTACCAACAAAAAATACTTTTTATAGGACACCGTGTGAAACTTGCCTTATTTGGTTTTATGAAAGCACAATTTTTAGTTGGTATTTGCATTTTTGCAATAGCTTTTGGAACCTTTTATTTTCTTAAAACACCATTCCCACTTATTTTATCACTCTTACTAGTCATTTTAGATTTCGTTCCTTTTTTAGATTCATTTATATTGCTTCTTCCTTGGGCAATATACAAAGCCTTTACAGGTGATTATATCTATGCTGTCGTGCTAGTCGTACTTACGATCGTACAATTTTTAGTTCGACGTATGATTGAGCCTAGAATTATTGGAAATAAAGTTGGACTCTCCTCACTAACTACTTTTATTGCAATGTTTATCGGTTTTGAAATATTTGGATTTTTCGGTATTTTAATTGGTCCTTTACTCGTTGTTGTTGTCGTTTCCATATTTAATCAAACATCCATAAAAAATCTCCCTCCTTCTCAAGAATAA
- a CDS encoding YugN family protein, producing the protein MYFENTNLENLTADQELIVSIMKQNGLECDGGWDYERMTFDKRFDTREGRYYLRVFAYAKSGDVGAHDAILTLMKPVLGKYYYPHGVEYGDDEVFPAHLVKKCEEILKKVKLDLEAFKIQA; encoded by the coding sequence ATGTATTTTGAAAATACTAACCTTGAAAATTTAACAGCTGATCAAGAACTTATTGTAAGCATCATGAAACAAAATGGTCTAGAATGTGATGGCGGCTGGGACTACGAACGCATGACATTTGATAAGCGTTTCGATACTCGTGAAGGTCGTTACTACCTACGTGTATTTGCCTATGCAAAATCTGGTGATGTTGGTGCACACGATGCAATCCTAACACTAATGAAACCTGTACTTGGTAAATACTACTATCCACACGGCGTTGAGTATGGCGATGACGAAGTTTTTCCAGCTCACCTTGTAAAAAAATGTGAAGAAATCTTAAAAAAGGTTAAATTAGACCTAGAAGCTTTTAAAATTCAGGCATAA
- a CDS encoding CAP domain-containing protein translates to MKALFRIFMACAAIALIGFMFFNTPRENEPLKGPNANSNIIPKNELKQPEVGAMTRPQSGMSTYIGKEVKKIVSKYGKPARKEPSSFGYEWWIYNENASTFFMVGVQNNIVTQIYIAGEDIDAYPFEIGQKRDDIYRMTIIDYEVSANVGENIFVFSMSEEDMQTRLLVKFDGIFAQLYIDRETGELEGVRFTDSKTLALHQPYEMTYQGELVTSAPPSSFLQQEINVANATQLDDLINVTRIHHDLPVLEMDESLEEVAKMHSEDMKVQNFVGHESPTNGDLKKRLETQGIIYSEANENLATDYFDAIEAMHGWLNSPEHRKVILNDKYTTVGSGVFLNYYTQIFVEPSSQKLDSEEDSEIPEENIDESSQN, encoded by the coding sequence ATGAAAGCTTTATTTCGCATTTTTATGGCATGTGCTGCGATTGCTTTGATTGGCTTTATGTTTTTTAATACACCACGAGAAAATGAGCCATTGAAAGGCCCGAATGCCAATTCAAATATTATTCCCAAAAACGAGTTAAAACAACCAGAAGTAGGGGCAATGACACGCCCACAAAGCGGGATGTCGACATATATCGGTAAAGAAGTAAAGAAAATTGTGAGTAAATATGGTAAACCAGCACGAAAGGAACCATCATCCTTTGGGTATGAATGGTGGATCTACAATGAAAATGCTTCTACATTTTTTATGGTAGGCGTTCAAAATAATATTGTGACACAAATTTACATAGCTGGTGAAGATATAGATGCTTATCCGTTTGAAATTGGACAGAAACGCGATGATATTTACCGAATGACAATCATTGATTATGAAGTATCTGCGAATGTAGGTGAAAATATTTTCGTTTTCTCAATGAGTGAAGAAGATATGCAGACACGATTGCTTGTAAAATTCGATGGGATTTTTGCACAACTCTATATAGATAGAGAAACAGGTGAGTTAGAAGGAGTTCGCTTTACTGATAGTAAAACGCTTGCTCTTCATCAACCTTATGAAATGACTTATCAAGGGGAGCTTGTTACATCAGCACCACCTTCCTCGTTTTTACAGCAAGAAATCAATGTAGCGAATGCTACACAGCTAGATGATTTAATAAATGTAACAAGGATTCATCATGATTTACCTGTATTAGAAATGGATGAGTCATTAGAGGAAGTAGCAAAAATGCATAGTGAAGATATGAAGGTTCAAAATTTTGTTGGGCATGAATCACCAACAAATGGAGATTTAAAAAAGAGGTTAGAGACGCAGGGAATCATTTATAGTGAAGCGAATGAAAATCTTGCAACTGATTATTTTGATGCTATCGAAGCAATGCATGGCTGGCTTAATTCTCCTGAGCATCGTAAAGTCATTTTAAATGATAAATATACTACAGTGGGATCAGGAGTATTTTTAAATTATTATACGCAAATATTCGTAGAACCTTCTTCTCAAAAGCTGGATAGTGAGGAGGACTCTGAAATACCAGAGGAAAATATTGATGAATCATCACAGAATTGA
- a CDS encoding transposase: MTKSKKDCFIIELKLLINTWQKDILLKRFEIARTLYNTTLSYAIKQYTLMQESKHYRKQLRCYQKAKKSNDTKELKQTAQELDNIRQSFGLSENQLHAYIKKHQHNYKKHIDSNTSQKIASTVWKAVQDVLFKGSKAHFKRYGMLHSVEGKSNKAGIRFKENVVYWNGLTLPIRIRKQDLFVEESLALHTINYCRLVKKVIRGVHTFYVQLVMDGVPPAKRIPSTGAFRHAYQKQKRVGIDIGPSTIAVVSEKTVFIQQLAPEVPLLEKQKRRLLRKLDRSRRSTNPNNFNKDGTIKHSVKLRWTYSKNYQKTKKQIKELYRKKASYIKEKHGALVNKILSLGDEVYIETMHFKGLAKRTKETKTNIQGKIQSKKRFGKSIGNHAPAMLVEIIHQKLGYTKQTIQKVNTITFRASQYNHVTDRYEKKKLHQRWSQIGSHLVQRDLYSAFLLMNSEPNLQQTNQDLCNKTFTTFLELHNQHIEDLRQVKKTFPLSMGIKQIK; this comes from the coding sequence ATGACGAAATCGAAAAAAGATTGTTTTATTATAGAACTCAAGTTGCTTATAAATACATGGCAAAAGGATATTCTATTAAAACGTTTTGAAATTGCCCGTACACTCTATAATACGACTTTGTCTTATGCAATAAAACAATATACTTTAATGCAGGAATCAAAACACTATCGAAAACAATTACGTTGCTACCAAAAAGCAAAAAAATCTAATGATACAAAAGAATTGAAGCAGACCGCACAAGAATTAGATAACATTCGTCAATCTTTTGGATTAAGTGAAAATCAACTGCATGCGTATATTAAAAAGCATCAACATAACTATAAAAAACATATAGATAGCAATACTTCCCAGAAAATCGCCTCTACTGTCTGGAAAGCGGTTCAGGATGTTCTATTTAAAGGGAGCAAAGCACACTTTAAACGTTACGGAATGCTTCATTCTGTAGAAGGGAAATCTAATAAAGCAGGCATTCGATTTAAAGAGAATGTTGTCTATTGGAACGGATTAACCCTTCCTATTCGTATTCGCAAACAAGATTTATTTGTAGAAGAATCCCTTGCTCTTCATACCATTAATTATTGTCGTCTAGTCAAAAAAGTGATTCGTGGAGTACATACTTTTTACGTACAACTCGTGATGGATGGGGTTCCTCCTGCAAAGAGAATTCCATCTACAGGAGCCTTTCGACATGCCTATCAAAAACAAAAACGAGTAGGTATTGACATTGGTCCTTCTACCATTGCGGTTGTTTCAGAAAAAACCGTTTTCATCCAACAACTTGCGCCAGAAGTACCTTTATTGGAGAAACAAAAAAGACGTTTATTACGCAAATTGGATAGAAGTCGTAGAAGTACCAATCCTAACAATTTCAACAAGGATGGTACTATTAAACATAGCGTCAAACTCCGTTGGACATATAGTAAAAACTATCAAAAAACAAAAAAACAAATAAAAGAATTATATAGAAAGAAAGCTTCCTACATCAAAGAAAAACATGGTGCGTTAGTCAATAAAATCTTGTCTCTTGGCGATGAGGTGTACATCGAAACCATGCATTTTAAAGGATTAGCAAAGCGTACAAAAGAAACCAAAACAAATATACAGGGTAAAATCCAATCCAAAAAGCGTTTTGGAAAAAGCATTGGGAATCATGCCCCTGCGATGCTAGTGGAAATCATCCATCAAAAATTAGGTTACACAAAGCAAACGATACAGAAAGTAAATACGATCACCTTTAGAGCCAGTCAGTATAACCATGTGACGGATCGTTATGAAAAGAAAAAACTCCATCAACGTTGGAGTCAAATTGGAAGTCATCTTGTACAACGAGATTTATATAGTGCGTTTTTACTGATGAATAGTGAACCAAATTTACAACAAACGAATCAAGACTTATGCAATAAAACGTTTACTACCTTTTTAGAGTTACACAATCAACATATAGAAGACTTAAGACAAGTAAAGAAAACATTCCCTCTTAGCATGGGAATCAAACAAATCAAGTGA